The proteins below come from a single Leptotrichia sp. oral taxon 223 genomic window:
- a CDS encoding subtype B tannase, translating to MKKKLIVMSLLISVAVMATEICTMKSLDFSKTQKSVEKNEDKKSQMGVPMNKKVITEDMITNKTENGYNLNFDANKNYTTKTATVNGKTVTYRAYENIVYVAKPIDIAYQTINIYIPEEYFKNKSVGKYNAKTAPIFFPNTVGGYMPGAAGIPGNGRDGNPDASLVALSNGYVVASPGARGRTLEKDGKYIGKAPAVIVDLKAAVRYLHYNDNKMPGRADRIISNGTSAGGAVSALLGATGNSKDYEPYLKEIGALKARDDIFAVSAYCPITNLENANTAYEWMFNDVKTYKKIDITMLDYNVERKYTEGTLTDDEISRSNDLKKMFPDYVNSLKLKDKNGKLLTLDKDGNGSFKNQIKQYYIDSANAALKKGTDLSKFDFLTIKNGKVIDLDYDKYIAYMGRQKTPGAFDNVDLSTGENNEFGDETTNNKHFTEYMLEHSTVNGTMADKKIIKMMNPMNYIASSKVRYWRIRHGAIDKDTSLAIPAILAIKLENLGKKVDFASPWATPHSGDYDLTELFKWMDKVVAEGR from the coding sequence ATGAAGAAAAAATTGATTGTAATGAGTTTATTAATTTCAGTAGCAGTTATGGCTACTGAGATATGTACTATGAAAAGTTTAGATTTTAGCAAAACTCAAAAAAGTGTAGAAAAGAATGAAGATAAAAAATCACAAATGGGAGTACCTATGAATAAAAAAGTAATAACCGAAGATATGATAACAAATAAAACAGAAAATGGTTACAACTTAAATTTTGATGCAAATAAAAATTATACAACAAAAACAGCTACTGTTAATGGAAAAACTGTTACTTATCGTGCCTATGAAAATATAGTTTATGTAGCAAAACCAATTGATATTGCGTATCAAACTATAAATATCTATATTCCAGAAGAATATTTTAAAAATAAATCAGTTGGAAAATACAATGCAAAAACTGCACCAATATTTTTCCCAAATACAGTTGGAGGATATATGCCTGGAGCCGCTGGAATTCCTGGAAACGGGAGAGACGGAAATCCTGATGCTTCATTAGTTGCACTGTCAAATGGGTATGTTGTGGCAAGTCCTGGAGCTAGAGGTAGAACTTTGGAAAAGGATGGGAAATATATTGGAAAAGCACCTGCTGTAATTGTAGATTTGAAAGCAGCTGTAAGATATTTGCATTATAATGATAATAAAATGCCTGGTAGAGCTGACAGAATTATTTCTAATGGGACAAGCGCTGGAGGAGCAGTTTCAGCTCTGTTAGGTGCAACTGGAAATAGCAAGGATTACGAGCCTTATTTAAAGGAAATTGGTGCATTGAAGGCTAGAGATGATATTTTCGCAGTTTCAGCCTATTGTCCAATAACTAATTTAGAAAATGCAAATACGGCTTACGAATGGATGTTTAACGATGTGAAAACATATAAAAAAATTGATATTACAATGTTAGATTACAATGTGGAAAGAAAATACACTGAAGGTACATTGACTGATGATGAAATTTCACGTTCAAATGACTTGAAAAAAATGTTTCCTGATTATGTGAATAGTTTGAAATTGAAGGACAAAAATGGTAAACTTTTGACATTGGATAAAGATGGAAATGGAAGTTTTAAAAATCAGATTAAACAGTATTATATTGATTCAGCAAATGCGGCTTTGAAAAAAGGAACTGATTTATCGAAATTTGATTTTTTGACGATAAAAAATGGAAAAGTCATAGATTTGGATTATGATAAATATATTGCCTATATGGGTAGACAAAAAACGCCTGGAGCCTTTGATAATGTGGATTTGTCAACAGGAGAAAATAATGAGTTTGGAGATGAAACTACGAATAATAAGCATTTTACAGAATATATGCTGGAACATTCGACAGTGAACGGAACGATGGCGGATAAGAAAATAATAAAAATGATGAATCCGATGAATTATATTGCAAGTTCAAAAGTAAGATACTGGAGAATAAGACACGGAGCAATTGATAAGGATACTTCGCTTGCAATACCTGCGATACTTGCCATAAAATTGGAAAATCTTGGGAAAAAAGTTGATTTTGCGTCGCCTTGGGCAACTCCACATTCAGGAGACTATGATTTGACAGAACTATTCAAATGGATGGACAAAGTTGTAGCAGAAGGAAGATAG
- the infA gene encoding translation initiation factor IF-1, with translation MAKQDVLELEGEIIEALPNAMFQVRLENGHEVLGHISGKMRMNYIKILPGDKVTVEVSPYDLSRGRIVYRKK, from the coding sequence ATGGCAAAACAGGATGTTCTTGAGCTGGAAGGCGAAATAATCGAGGCGTTGCCAAATGCGATGTTTCAAGTAAGGCTCGAAAATGGACACGAAGTTTTAGGACATATCTCAGGAAAAATGAGAATGAACTATATAAAAATTTTGCCAGGAGATAAGGTTACGGTTGAAGTTTCTCCGTATGACTTATCAAGAGGTAGAATTGTATATAGAAAAAAATAA
- the rpmJ gene encoding 50S ribosomal protein L36 produces MKVKASVKPICDKCKIVKRHGKVRVICENPKHKQIQG; encoded by the coding sequence GTGAAAGTAAAAGCTTCAGTAAAACCTATTTGTGACAAATGTAAAATTGTTAAACGTCACGGAAAAGTAAGAGTAATATGCGAAAACCCTAAACATAAACAAATACAAGGATAG
- a CDS encoding ferritin — MKLNKELEILLNNQINMELAASYQYQAMAAYFDDRALEGFAKWMDNQAKEEVEHSRKFYSYVLKRNGKIEFFGLDKPKMDFTSVKEVFEAALAHEEAVTASIENIHKLARELGDYGAEVFLNEFAEEQEEEEEQVQKLIDKIVSLNVDNNSATLYLLDKEMGTRE; from the coding sequence ATGAAACTAAACAAAGAATTAGAAATCTTGTTAAATAATCAAATAAATATGGAGCTAGCGGCATCGTATCAATATCAGGCTATGGCTGCATATTTTGATGACAGAGCATTGGAAGGATTTGCCAAATGGATGGATAACCAGGCAAAAGAGGAAGTTGAACATTCAAGAAAATTTTACAGTTATGTTTTAAAAAGAAATGGAAAAATTGAATTTTTTGGACTGGATAAACCTAAAATGGATTTTACATCAGTGAAGGAAGTATTTGAAGCTGCTCTTGCACATGAGGAAGCTGTAACAGCCTCTATCGAAAACATTCACAAACTTGCAAGAGAACTGGGAGATTATGGAGCAGAAGTGTTCTTGAATGAATTTGCCGAAGAACAGGAAGAAGAGGAGGAACAAGTTCAAAAATTAATTGATAAAATTGTTTCGCTTAATGTTGATAATAATAGTGCTACATTATATTTATTAGACAAGGAAATGGGAACAAGAGAATAA
- the nusB gene encoding transcription antitermination factor NusB — MTRRGIREEIFKLLFEYELIDNNIDKRINDVISEENLKKDEEIDFLRSYVTEIIENQNILIERIREVLDGWTYERLGTIEKVLLKISFYEITIKDVGYEIAINEVLEIAKKYSYNDTKDFLNGILAKLVQNIKEEKK; from the coding sequence ATGACACGAAGAGGAATTAGAGAAGAAATATTTAAACTTCTTTTTGAATACGAATTAATTGACAACAATATTGACAAAAGAATAAATGATGTAATTAGTGAAGAAAATTTAAAAAAAGATGAAGAAATTGACTTTTTAAGAAGTTATGTTACAGAAATAATTGAAAATCAGAATATTCTAATTGAAAGAATACGGGAAGTGCTGGACGGTTGGACTTATGAGCGTTTGGGAACAATAGAAAAAGTTTTGCTGAAAATATCTTTTTATGAAATCACTATAAAAGATGTAGGATACGAAATAGCAATTAATGAAGTTCTTGAAATTGCAAAAAAATATTCCTACAATGATACAAAAGACTTTTTAAACGGAATTCTTGCAAAATTAGTACAAAATATTAAAGAAGAAAAAAAATAA
- the rpsM gene encoding 30S ribosomal protein S13 gives MARIAGVDIPRNKRVEVSLTYIFGIGRSTSNKILGATGIDRDTKVKDLTEEQVAKIRAAVEEYKIEGELRKEIRLNIKRLLDIKSYRGLRHRNGLPVRGQKTKTNARTRKGPVRMAIAKKK, from the coding sequence TTGGCTAGAATAGCAGGAGTAGATATTCCAAGAAATAAAAGAGTAGAAGTTTCTTTAACATATATTTTTGGAATCGGTAGAAGCACTTCAAACAAAATTTTAGGAGCAACTGGTATCGACAGAGATACAAAAGTGAAAGACTTGACAGAAGAACAAGTGGCAAAAATAAGAGCTGCTGTGGAAGAGTACAAAATTGAAGGAGAGTTAAGAAAAGAAATCAGACTTAACATCAAACGTCTGCTTGACATTAAGAGCTACAGAGGATTAAGACATAGAAATGGATTGCCTGTAAGAGGACAAAAAACTAAAACAAATGCAAGAACTAGAAAAGGGCCAGTTAGAATGGCAATTGCTAAGAAAAAATAA
- the rpsK gene encoding 30S ribosomal protein S11, with translation MAKRPATSKKKKLKNIPNGIAYIHSTFNNTVVTITDSEGKVVIWKSGGTSGFKGTKKGTPFAAQIAAEQAAQIAIENGMKQIEIKIKGPGSGREASIRSIQATGLEVTRIVDITPVPHNGARPPKKRRP, from the coding sequence GTGGCAAAAAGACCAGCAACTTCAAAAAAGAAAAAATTAAAAAATATTCCTAACGGAATCGCATATATACATTCTACTTTCAACAATACTGTTGTTACTATAACAGATTCAGAAGGTAAAGTAGTAATCTGGAAATCAGGAGGAACTTCAGGGTTCAAAGGAACTAAAAAAGGAACTCCGTTTGCAGCTCAAATAGCAGCTGAACAAGCGGCTCAAATAGCAATTGAAAACGGGATGAAACAAATTGAAATCAAAATAAAAGGACCTGGATCTGGAAGAGAAGCTTCTATAAGATCAATACAGGCTACTGGATTAGAAGTAACAAGAATAGTTGACATAACTCCAGTACCTCATAATGGTGCAAGACCACCTAAAAAGAGAAGACCGTAA
- a CDS encoding heavy-metal-associated domain-containing protein — translation MIKKLVEIEGMHCENCAKKVEDVLYGLPEVENVEVNLSDKNVKVTLNEEVDDLLIADIINGAGHYKVKDVTEIS, via the coding sequence ATGATTAAAAAACTTGTTGAAATAGAAGGAATGCACTGCGAAAACTGTGCTAAAAAAGTAGAAGATGTTTTATACGGATTGCCAGAAGTGGAAAATGTGGAAGTAAATCTTTCTGACAAAAATGTAAAAGTTACTTTAAATGAAGAAGTTGACGATTTACTGATAGCGGATATAATTAATGGTGCTGGACATTATAAAGTGAAAGATGTTACAGAAATTTCTTAA
- a CDS encoding cell wall metabolism sensor histidine kinase WalK, with protein sequence MFSIVIGSIFGYIYIQNTVSLHKKNLEERAYKISTTLSKMWFEHENGNSENKDRRKQDMPPPKGANLNKPFRRETAKIIGNINGKVFETNIIENIREDKKNQNENNENNHFHKHRLVDEKDNNIKIFKSMRMIEDIAMGEVWIVDAKTGNIVQGRSDKEEPFSYLKLPPNAEETIKKALNGITTTTENFNDLLNENSITVTVPIKNGNTIEGVVLLHSPVKYMSSALESGIYTLIFSILAALILASISAVWLSISFTKPLNKIRDTTTELAKGNYEVMTNVNQSDEIGELAKSIDKLALQLDKSSKESERFEKMRQNFIANISHELRTPITVIRGSMEAICDGIISEPEQLKEYNKQILSDSIHLQRLVNDLIDLTKLQNTDFSIDKSTINLFEIINDAVRSMKQISTKKNIKINFTAKNSAETESYLFTGDYQRIRQMIIIVLDNAIKFSNENQKIDIFLKKADKGYELKICDNGKGINPENIGKIFNRYHKSNTEENKNGMGLGLAIAKEIAIRHNIEILVASKPDVQTVFTFLIPFGELS encoded by the coding sequence TTGTTTTCGATCGTAATTGGAAGTATTTTTGGATATATTTATATTCAGAATACTGTCAGCCTTCATAAGAAAAACTTGGAGGAAAGGGCTTACAAGATTTCAACGACTCTTTCAAAAATGTGGTTTGAACACGAAAATGGGAATTCTGAGAATAAAGACAGGCGAAAACAAGATATGCCCCCGCCAAAGGGAGCCAATCTCAATAAGCCATTTAGACGTGAAACAGCTAAAATTATAGGAAATATAAATGGAAAAGTTTTTGAAACTAATATTATAGAAAATATACGGGAAGATAAAAAAAATCAAAACGAAAATAATGAAAACAATCATTTTCACAAACATAGGCTAGTTGATGAAAAAGATAACAATATAAAAATTTTTAAAAGTATGAGAATGATAGAAGACATTGCAATGGGGGAAGTATGGATTGTGGATGCAAAGACTGGAAATATTGTGCAAGGAAGAAGTGACAAAGAGGAGCCATTTTCATATTTAAAATTGCCACCAAATGCAGAAGAAACAATAAAAAAGGCATTAAATGGGATAACGACTACAACAGAAAATTTTAATGATTTGTTAAATGAAAATTCGATTACAGTAACGGTTCCAATAAAAAATGGGAACACAATTGAAGGAGTGGTTTTGCTGCATTCACCAGTAAAATATATGTCATCGGCTCTTGAAAGTGGAATTTATACGCTCATTTTCAGTATTCTAGCAGCTCTCATCCTTGCGAGTATCAGTGCCGTCTGGCTTTCCATCAGCTTTACAAAGCCACTTAATAAAATTCGTGATACAACAACAGAATTGGCAAAGGGAAATTATGAAGTAATGACAAATGTAAATCAGAGCGATGAAATTGGAGAGCTTGCAAAAAGTATTGATAAACTGGCACTTCAGTTGGATAAAAGTTCCAAGGAAAGTGAACGTTTTGAAAAAATGCGTCAAAATTTTATTGCAAATATTTCTCATGAGCTGCGAACGCCGATAACTGTAATCCGAGGTTCGATGGAAGCGATTTGTGATGGAATTATTAGCGAGCCTGAGCAATTAAAGGAGTATAATAAGCAGATTTTGTCAGACAGTATCCATTTGCAAAGGCTTGTTAATGACTTGATAGATTTGACAAAACTTCAGAATACAGATTTTTCTATTGACAAAAGTACAATAAATTTATTTGAAATTATAAATGATGCCGTAAGGAGCATGAAGCAGATTTCGACTAAAAAAAATATAAAAATTAATTTTACGGCTAAGAATAGTGCTGAAACTGAAAGTTATCTTTTTACAGGAGATTATCAGAGAATTCGGCAAATGATAATAATTGTGCTGGATAACGCTATAAAATTTTCCAATGAAAATCAGAAAATTGACATCTTTTTAAAGAAAGCGGACAAAGGATATGAACTTAAAATTTGTGATAACGGGAAGGGGATAAATCCTGAAAATATTGGCAAAATTTTTAACCGTTATCATAAGTCAAATACTGAGGAAAATAAAAATGGAATGGGACTGGGACTTGCAATTGCAAAGGAAATTGCGATACGGCATAACATTGAAATTTTGGTGGCAAGTAAGCCAGATGTACAAACTGTCTTTACTTTTTTGATTCCTTTTGGTGAGTTATCTTAA
- the rpsD gene encoding 30S ribosomal protein S4: MARDRQPVLKRCRNLGLDPIVLGVNKKSNRNIRPNANRKLTEYGTQQREKQKVKFVYGVMEKQFYKLYEEATRKEGVTGELLLQYLERRLDNVIYRLGFGATRRQARQIVSHGHILINGKRVNIASYRVKQGDVITVKEDSKELALIKESIGQKAIPGWLSLEENTLKAQVLENPGRDAVDFEVDEAMIIEFYSR; the protein is encoded by the coding sequence ATGGCAAGAGATAGACAGCCTGTGTTAAAAAGATGTAGAAATCTTGGTTTAGATCCTATTGTTTTAGGGGTAAACAAAAAATCAAATAGAAATATTAGACCAAATGCAAATAGAAAATTAACTGAATATGGAACACAACAAAGAGAAAAACAAAAAGTAAAATTTGTTTACGGAGTAATGGAAAAACAATTTTATAAATTATATGAAGAAGCAACAAGAAAAGAAGGAGTAACAGGGGAACTTTTACTTCAATATCTTGAAAGAAGATTAGATAACGTAATTTACAGATTAGGATTTGGTGCTACAAGAAGACAAGCAAGACAAATCGTAAGTCACGGGCATATTTTAATCAATGGAAAAAGAGTAAACATTGCATCATATAGAGTAAAACAAGGTGATGTAATTACAGTTAAGGAAGATTCTAAGGAATTAGCTTTAATTAAGGAATCTATTGGGCAAAAGGCAATTCCAGGGTGGTTATCACTTGAAGAAAATACTTTAAAAGCTCAAGTGCTTGAAAATCCAGGAAGAGACGCAGTTGACTTTGAGGTTGACGAAGCGATGATTATCGAGTTCTACTCTAGATAA
- the nadR gene encoding multifunctional transcriptional regulator/nicotinamide-nucleotide adenylyltransferase/ribosylnicotinamide kinase NadR, whose protein sequence is MKKIGIIIGKFFPLHIGHVNFIQRASGIVDRLYVVISYSDDADDLLTSNSRFVKEITPKDRLRFVKQTFKNQPNISSFLLDENNYSQQGDNWEEWATALRNEIEKREKLENKEEIDWKNDVIFISNRDGDKEYNLKHFGSETKSIDKNYIEYNVNSKQIRENPSKYWEFLPREVREHLIPIITICGGESSGKSVMIDKLANVFNTTSAWEYGREYVFEKLGGDEESLQYSDYEKIVFGHQSNVLYAARNANKFALIDTDYIATLAFCLTYEKRDNPIVREFVQNYRFDLTILLENNVAWVNDGLRSIGDDDRRGKFQNLLKELYKEYGIQYITVKSSSYEKRYLACKHIIKAYLDGADNSELQKIADTFI, encoded by the coding sequence ATGAAAAAAATAGGAATAATTATCGGAAAGTTTTTCCCGCTTCACATCGGACATGTAAACTTCATTCAAAGAGCCAGCGGAATTGTAGACAGATTATACGTCGTTATCTCATATTCTGATGATGCTGACGATTTGCTTACTTCCAATTCCCGTTTTGTAAAAGAAATCACACCAAAGGACAGACTGCGTTTCGTTAAACAGACATTTAAAAATCAGCCCAATATTTCATCCTTTTTACTGGATGAAAACAACTATTCCCAACAAGGCGACAACTGGGAAGAATGGGCGACAGCCTTAAGAAATGAAATCGAAAAAAGAGAAAAGCTGGAAAATAAAGAAGAAATAGACTGGAAAAATGATGTGATTTTCATAAGCAACCGAGATGGAGATAAGGAATACAATTTAAAGCATTTTGGTTCTGAAACGAAATCAATTGACAAAAACTATATTGAATACAACGTAAATTCAAAGCAGATACGGGAAAATCCAAGCAAATACTGGGAATTTCTGCCACGTGAAGTAAGGGAGCATCTAATCCCTATTATTACAATCTGCGGCGGGGAAAGCAGTGGAAAAAGCGTAATGATAGACAAACTTGCAAATGTTTTCAATACAACTTCCGCTTGGGAATACGGACGTGAATATGTTTTTGAAAAACTGGGCGGGGATGAAGAATCATTGCAATATTCTGACTATGAAAAAATCGTTTTTGGACATCAGTCAAATGTTCTGTATGCTGCGAGAAATGCCAATAAATTTGCATTAATTGATACAGACTATATAGCCACCCTAGCCTTTTGCCTAACTTATGAGAAGCGGGACAATCCTATAGTTCGTGAATTTGTGCAAAATTACAGATTTGACTTGACAATTTTACTTGAAAATAATGTTGCCTGGGTAAACGATGGGCTGCGTTCAATTGGGGATGATGACAGACGTGGAAAATTTCAGAATTTACTGAAGGAACTGTATAAGGAATACGGCATTCAATACATTACAGTAAAGTCAAGCAGCTATGAAAAAAGATATCTGGCTTGTAAACATATTATAAAGGCATATTTGGATGGCGCTGATAACTCTGAGCTTCAGAAAATAGCAGATACTTTTATATAA
- the amaP gene encoding alkaline shock response membrane anchor protein AmaP, which translates to MIAILGFLAKLSIILGFISIAFSSVSDMLFRTDYLGQLDSFVDLNSLNFKILVGILSIIYLVIFSLSYINKLTKYSQNRKVKNKNGEIEVSIKTINETSKDFLSGLEIIKNSKVKSYPSGKAVVIEATVDTYNVDNLNEKLADIQNKLSDYIFQATGITVKKSKVKLKKVLGETIIEKKIIDSPTVQKEENSNGENTNLKNENDAQNDTSPSGKEN; encoded by the coding sequence ATGATTGCAATATTAGGATTTTTGGCAAAATTATCTATTATACTTGGATTTATTAGCATTGCATTTTCAAGCGTATCAGATATGCTGTTTAGGACTGACTATTTAGGGCAGCTCGACAGTTTTGTTGATTTAAACAGCCTAAATTTTAAAATTCTGGTTGGAATATTATCAATTATCTATTTAGTTATATTTTCACTTTCATACATTAATAAATTAACAAAATATTCTCAAAATAGAAAAGTTAAAAATAAAAATGGAGAAATTGAAGTTTCCATCAAAACAATAAATGAAACATCAAAAGACTTTTTAAGCGGGCTTGAAATTATAAAAAATTCAAAAGTAAAGTCATATCCAAGCGGAAAGGCTGTCGTCATAGAAGCCACTGTAGACACTTATAACGTCGATAACCTAAATGAAAAATTGGCAGATATTCAAAACAAATTATCTGACTACATTTTTCAGGCAACTGGAATTACCGTAAAAAAAAGTAAAGTAAAATTGAAAAAAGTTTTAGGTGAAACAATCATTGAAAAGAAAATCATTGATTCCCCAACTGTTCAAAAGGAAGAAAACAGTAATGGCGAAAATACAAATCTAAAAAACGAAAATGATGCACAAAACGATACTTCCCCATCTGGAAAGGAAAACTAA
- a CDS encoding class I SAM-dependent methyltransferase, producing MSHYFSEKQEVKSDRKIIKYEIENKKFEFVTDNGVFSKIKVDFGTDVMLKVFLRENMNKKNQKFDVLDIGCGYGVVSVVMKAFFQKIKTVSSDVNERALELTAENLLKNEVVKDENDEFGVRKSFAFDNISEKFDVILSNPPIRAGKQTIFQIYEKSFEHLNENGEFYCVIQTKHGAKSTQKKLEEVFGNCETLEIDAGYRIFRSVKK from the coding sequence ATGAGCCATTACTTTTCAGAAAAGCAGGAAGTGAAGTCAGATAGGAAAATAATAAAATACGAAATAGAAAATAAAAAATTTGAATTTGTGACAGATAATGGAGTATTTTCAAAGATAAAGGTGGATTTTGGAACAGATGTTATGTTAAAAGTTTTTTTGAGAGAAAATATGAACAAAAAAAATCAAAAATTTGATGTGCTTGATATTGGCTGTGGATACGGGGTTGTATCGGTTGTAATGAAAGCATTTTTCCAAAAAATTAAAACTGTTTCTTCAGATGTGAATGAAAGGGCTTTGGAGCTTACAGCAGAAAATCTTTTAAAAAATGAAGTTGTAAAGGATGAAAATGATGAGTTTGGAGTAAGAAAATCTTTTGCATTTGATAATATTTCTGAAAAGTTTGATGTGATTTTGTCTAATCCGCCAATTCGGGCTGGAAAGCAGACTATTTTTCAGATTTATGAAAAAAGTTTTGAGCATTTGAATGAAAATGGGGAATTTTATTGTGTAATTCAGACAAAGCACGGAGCAAAAAGTACGCAGAAAAAGCTGGAAGAAGTCTTTGGGAATTGTGAAACGTTAGAAATTGATGCAGGGTATAGAATTTTTAGAAGTGTTAAGAAATAG
- the rplQ gene encoding 50S ribosomal protein L17 yields the protein MNHNKSYRKLGRRTDHRLAMLKNMTISLVEHEQIETTVTRAKELRKFAEKAITLGKKYNNSTDTARRVHLRRQAFAFLRNEGAVAKIFNEIAPKYAERNGGYTRIIKTAVRRGDSAELAIIELV from the coding sequence ATGAATCATAATAAATCATATAGAAAACTGGGTAGAAGAACAGATCATAGATTAGCTATGCTTAAAAATATGACAATTTCTTTAGTAGAACATGAGCAAATTGAAACAACAGTAACTCGTGCTAAAGAATTAAGAAAATTTGCTGAAAAAGCAATTACTTTAGGGAAAAAATATAATAATTCAACTGATACAGCAAGAAGAGTACATTTAAGAAGACAAGCCTTTGCATTTTTAAGAAATGAAGGAGCAGTTGCAAAAATCTTTAATGAAATTGCACCTAAATATGCTGAAAGAAATGGTGGTTATACAAGAATCATCAAAACTGCTGTAAGACGTGGAGATTCAGCTGAATTGGCAATTATTGAATTAGTATAA
- a CDS encoding Fur family transcriptional regulator: MHIENVGEYLKKNGIKPSVQRMKIFQYLLDHHTHPTVDDIFQSLSPEMPTLSKTTVYNTLNIFVSNNIIQEIIIEENEVRYDVVTEDHGHFKCKSCGEIIDFDVNLSEFDLSKLGNVEIDEIHFYIKGTCEKCLEKKN; this comes from the coding sequence ATGCATATAGAAAACGTTGGTGAATATTTGAAGAAGAATGGAATAAAACCTTCAGTACAAAGAATGAAGATATTTCAATATCTACTAGATCATCATACACATCCAACGGTTGATGATATTTTCCAAAGTTTATCTCCTGAAATGCCGACTTTATCAAAAACTACAGTATATAATACATTAAACATATTCGTCAGTAATAATATTATTCAAGAAATCATAATAGAGGAAAATGAAGTGAGATATGATGTAGTTACAGAGGATCATGGACATTTCAAGTGTAAATCTTGTGGAGAAATAATTGACTTTGATGTAAATTTATCAGAATTTGATTTGTCAAAATTGGGCAATGTGGAAATTGATGAAATACATTTCTACATAAAAGGTACTTGTGAAAAATGTTTAGAAAAGAAAAACTAA
- a CDS encoding DNA-directed RNA polymerase subunit alpha: MLNIEKIAKNVRLTEEKEDNYTAKYTLEPLYRGYGNTIGNALRRILLSSIPGTAIKGIKIEGVLNEFSTIEGVKEAVTDIILNIKEIVVEADEPGEKKMTLSVKGPAVITAADIHVEPGLRVINPEQVIMTVTTDKQIDIEFLVDSGEGFVVSDEINTDGWPIGYLAVDAIYTPIKRVNYSVEDTMVGRVTNYDKLILEIATDGSIEIKDALSYAVELLTWHLEPFTNIGNGMSKYRDSEDELTETDAENENNIEDMKIEELDFTVRSYNCLKKAGVNTISDLTSMTYNELLKIKNLGKKSLNEIIDKMKELGYDLGDNPSNDE, translated from the coding sequence TTGTTAAATATTGAAAAAATAGCTAAAAATGTAAGATTAACTGAAGAAAAAGAAGATAATTATACAGCAAAGTACACACTGGAGCCTCTGTATAGAGGATACGGAAATACTATTGGAAATGCACTTAGAAGAATATTGCTATCATCAATTCCAGGAACTGCAATAAAAGGAATTAAAATTGAAGGTGTATTAAATGAATTTTCAACAATTGAAGGTGTAAAAGAAGCAGTCACAGATATTATTTTGAATATAAAAGAAATAGTAGTTGAAGCTGATGAGCCTGGTGAAAAGAAAATGACACTTTCTGTGAAAGGACCAGCTGTAATTACAGCGGCAGATATCCATGTAGAACCTGGATTAAGAGTTATAAATCCTGAGCAGGTTATTATGACAGTAACAACTGATAAACAGATTGACATAGAGTTTCTTGTGGATTCTGGAGAAGGGTTTGTAGTTTCTGATGAAATTAATACTGATGGATGGCCAATAGGATATTTGGCAGTTGATGCGATTTATACGCCTATCAAGAGAGTAAATTATAGTGTTGAGGATACTATGGTTGGACGTGTTACAAATTATGACAAGTTAATTTTGGAAATTGCGACAGATGGAAGCATTGAAATTAAAGATGCCTTGTCTTATGCAGTTGAATTACTAACTTGGCATTTGGAACCATTTACAAATATTGGAAACGGTATGAGCAAATATAGAGATAGCGAAGATGAATTGACAGAAACTGATGCTGAAAATGAAAATAACATTGAAGATATGAAAATCGAAGAGCTTGACTTTACAGTACGTTCTTATAATTGCTTGAAGAAAGCAGGAGTAAATACAATTTCAGATTTAACTTCAATGACATATAATGAATTATTGAAAATTAAGAATTTAGGAAAGAAATCACTAAATGAAATTATCGATAAAATGAAGGAACTTGGTTACGATTTAGGTGATAATCCAAGTAATGATGAGTAA